From a region of the Streptomyces sp. NBC_00193 genome:
- a CDS encoding carbohydrate kinase family protein produces MDPLGPLRDPHEPGCDVFLTGTVFLDIIFTGLDSAPVRGTESWARGMGSSPGGVANMATALARLGLRTSLAAAFGDDHYGEYCWDALEQGEGIDLSMSRTVPGWHSPVTVSMAYEGERTMVSHGHEAPLPADPGPFPQCPPRARAAVASLGPGRGEAWVAEAARRGARVFADVGWDDSGRWDLGALADLEHCEAFLPNAGEAMAYTRTDCPRAAARALAEKVPIAVVTMGSEGSCAVDGRTGETAEVPAIAVDALDPTGAGDVYVAGFLTGTLAEWPLADRLAFAGLTAALSVQEFGGSLSAPGWPEVAHWWRTAPEPLRGRYGFLDDLVPRTAAPASRRRAVPTIGFRQSA; encoded by the coding sequence GTGGACCCGCTCGGTCCGCTGCGCGACCCCCATGAACCCGGCTGTGACGTCTTCCTGACCGGCACGGTCTTCCTCGACATCATCTTCACCGGCCTCGACTCGGCCCCGGTGCGCGGCACGGAGTCCTGGGCGCGCGGCATGGGTTCCAGCCCCGGCGGCGTCGCCAACATGGCCACCGCCCTCGCCCGGCTCGGCCTGCGCACCTCCCTGGCCGCCGCCTTCGGGGACGACCACTACGGGGAGTACTGCTGGGACGCGCTCGAACAGGGCGAGGGCATCGATCTCTCGATGTCGCGGACCGTTCCCGGGTGGCACAGCCCCGTCACCGTCTCCATGGCGTACGAGGGCGAGCGCACGATGGTCTCCCACGGCCACGAGGCCCCGCTCCCGGCGGACCCCGGCCCGTTCCCCCAGTGCCCGCCCCGGGCCCGCGCGGCCGTGGCCTCGCTCGGACCGGGCCGCGGCGAGGCCTGGGTCGCCGAGGCGGCCCGGCGCGGGGCCCGGGTCTTCGCCGACGTCGGCTGGGACGACAGCGGGCGGTGGGACCTGGGGGCGCTGGCCGACCTGGAGCACTGCGAGGCCTTCCTGCCCAACGCGGGGGAGGCGATGGCCTACACGCGCACCGACTGCCCGCGCGCGGCGGCCCGGGCGCTGGCCGAGAAGGTGCCGATCGCGGTGGTGACGATGGGCTCCGAGGGCTCGTGCGCGGTGGACGGGCGGACCGGGGAGACGGCCGAGGTCCCCGCGATCGCGGTCGACGCCCTGGATCCGACCGGGGCGGGCGACGTGTACGTGGCGGGCTTCCTGACCGGCACCCTCGCCGAGTGGCCGCTCGCGGACCGGCTCGCCTTCGCGGGCCTGACGGCCGCCCTGTCGGTGCAGGAGTTCGGCGGCTCCCTGTCGGCCCCCGGCTGGCCGGAGGTGGCCCACTGGTGGCGCACCGCCCCCGAGCCCCTGCGCGGGCGGTACGGCTTCCTCGACGACCTCGTCCCGCGCACCGCCGCCCCGGCCAGCCGCCGCCGCGCGGTCCCGACGATCGGCTTCCGCCAGTCGGCGTAG
- the ybeY gene encoding rRNA maturation RNase YbeY: MSIDVNNESGTEVDERAILDIARYALARMRIHPLSELSVIVVDEDAMEQLHIQWMDLPGPTDVMSFPMDELRPPSKDEEEPPQGLLGDIVLCPEVAKKQGEDAPTQHSMDEELQLLTVHGVLHLLGYDHEEPDEKAEMFGLQAAIVDGWRGENGVTGPSPAPTVS, encoded by the coding sequence ATGTCGATCGACGTCAACAACGAGTCCGGAACCGAGGTCGACGAGCGGGCGATCCTCGACATCGCCCGCTACGCACTCGCCCGGATGCGGATCCACCCGCTCTCGGAACTCTCCGTCATCGTCGTCGACGAGGACGCGATGGAGCAGCTCCACATCCAGTGGATGGACCTGCCCGGACCCACCGACGTCATGTCCTTCCCGATGGACGAACTGCGTCCGCCGTCGAAGGACGAAGAGGAGCCCCCGCAGGGGCTCCTCGGTGACATCGTGCTCTGCCCCGAAGTCGCCAAGAAGCAGGGCGAGGACGCGCCGACGCAGCACTCCATGGACGAGGAGCTCCAGCTCCTGACGGTCCACGGGGTGCTGCACCTGCTCGGGTACGACCACGAGGAGCCGGACGAGAAGGCCGAGATGTTCGGCCTCCAGGCGGCCATCGTCGACGGCTGGCGCGGCGAGAACGGCGTGACCGGCCCGTCCCCGGCGCCGACCGTCTCATGA
- a CDS encoding hemolysin family protein, with product MTGDLQLITGAVLLVVVAWFAACAESGIARISAFRAEQAVREGRRGSAKLAQVAGDPTRYVNVALLVRVTCEMAAGVLVTYVCLDEFGENWTALLVAIAVMVLVSYVAVGVSPRTIGRQHPLNTATAASYVLVPLARIMGPIPQLLILLGNALTPGKGFRKGPFASEAELRAMVDLAEKESLIEDDERRMVHQVFELGDTLVREVMVPRTDLVCIERYKTVRQATTLALRSGFSRIPVTGENEDDIVGIVYLKDLVRKTHISRDAESDLVSTAIRPAVFVPDTKNAGDLLREMQSVRNHVAVVIDEYGGTAGIVTIEDILEEIVGEITDEYDRELPPVEDLGGDRYRVTARLDITDLGELFKVDSFDDEDVETVGGLLAKALGRVPIAGASAVVDLPDGRPLRLTAESPAGRRNKIVTVLVEPVAPAEETDGETE from the coding sequence ATGACCGGTGATCTCCAGCTGATCACCGGGGCCGTCCTGCTGGTCGTGGTGGCCTGGTTCGCCGCGTGCGCAGAGTCCGGGATCGCCCGGATCTCCGCCTTCCGCGCCGAGCAGGCCGTACGGGAGGGCCGGCGCGGCAGCGCGAAGCTGGCCCAGGTCGCCGGCGACCCCACCCGCTACGTCAATGTCGCGCTGCTGGTCCGGGTCACCTGCGAGATGGCGGCGGGCGTGCTCGTCACGTACGTCTGCCTCGACGAGTTCGGGGAGAACTGGACCGCGCTGCTCGTGGCCATCGCCGTGATGGTGCTCGTGTCCTACGTGGCGGTCGGGGTGTCCCCGCGCACCATCGGCCGGCAGCACCCGCTGAACACGGCGACCGCGGCGTCCTACGTCCTCGTACCGCTCGCCCGGATCATGGGACCGATCCCGCAGCTGCTGATCCTCCTCGGCAACGCGCTCACCCCCGGGAAGGGCTTCCGCAAGGGCCCCTTCGCCTCCGAGGCGGAACTGCGCGCGATGGTCGACCTGGCGGAGAAGGAATCGCTGATCGAGGACGACGAGCGCCGCATGGTGCACCAGGTCTTCGAGCTGGGCGACACGCTCGTGCGCGAGGTCATGGTGCCGCGCACCGACCTGGTCTGCATCGAGCGGTACAAGACGGTCCGTCAGGCGACCACGCTCGCGCTGCGGTCCGGTTTCTCGCGCATCCCGGTGACCGGGGAGAACGAGGACGACATCGTCGGCATCGTGTACTTGAAGGACCTGGTCCGCAAGACGCACATCAGCCGGGACGCGGAGAGCGACCTGGTCTCCACGGCGATAAGGCCCGCGGTGTTCGTGCCGGACACCAAGAACGCCGGCGACCTGCTGCGCGAGATGCAGTCGGTGCGCAACCACGTGGCGGTCGTCATCGACGAGTACGGCGGCACCGCCGGCATCGTCACCATCGAGGACATCCTGGAGGAGATCGTCGGTGAGATCACCGACGAGTACGACCGGGAACTCCCGCCGGTCGAGGACCTGGGCGGGGACCGCTACCGGGTCACCGCGCGGCTGGACATCACCGACCTCGGCGAACTGTTCAAGGTGGACTCCTTCGACGACGAGGACGTGGAGACGGTCGGCGGCCTGCTCGCCAAGGCGCTGGGCCGAGTGCCGATCGCCGGTGCCTCGGCGGTGGTGGACCTGCCGGACGGGCGGCCGCTGCGGCTGACGGCGGAGTCCCCGGCGGGACGGCGGAACAAGATCGTGACCGTGCTGGTGGAGCCGGTGGCTCCGGCGGAGGAGACGGACGGGGAGACGGAGTGA
- a CDS encoding cytidine deaminase: protein MTDSTGIDPEDIKIITLARSARARNGVPEGAAVRDETGRTYVAGTVALDSLKLSALQTAVAMAVASGAQSLEAAAVVSASEAPSDADRAAVRDLGGPDTPVLLAGPDGTLKSSTPAGS, encoded by the coding sequence ATGACCGACAGCACCGGGATCGACCCCGAAGACATCAAGATCATCACGTTGGCGCGCAGCGCCCGGGCCCGCAACGGCGTGCCCGAGGGGGCGGCGGTCCGGGACGAGACGGGCCGTACGTACGTCGCCGGAACCGTGGCACTGGACTCCCTGAAGCTGAGCGCGCTCCAGACGGCCGTCGCGATGGCCGTGGCCAGCGGCGCCCAGTCCCTGGAGGCGGCGGCCGTCGTCAGCGCGTCGGAGGCCCCCTCCGACGCCGACCGCGCGGCGGTCCGTGACCTCGGCGGCCCGGACACCCCGGTCCTCCTGGCGGGCCCGGACGGCACCCTGAAGTCGAGCACTCCGGCCGGGTCCTAG
- a CDS encoding PhoH family protein — protein MTQTPTAKTPAPGQARAHFSVPATHPMVSVLGSGDALLRVIEKAFPRADIHVRGNQVSAIGAAAEVALIQRLFDEMMLVLRTGQPMTEDAVERSIAMLKSSGNGEGPDETPAEVLTQNILSSRGRTIRPKTLNQKRYVDAIDKHTVVFGIGPAGTGKTYLAMAKAVQALQSKQVSRIILTRPAVEAGERLGFLPGTLFDKIDPYLRPLYDALHDMIDPDSIPRLMAAGTIEVAPLAYMRGRTLNEAFVVLDEAQNTTPEQMKMFLTRLGFDSKIVVTGDVTQVDLPGGAKSGLRQVQDILEGVPDIAFSRLTSEDVVRHKLVGRIVDAYEKYDDSQDAKPSRNGFQRK, from the coding sequence ATGACTCAGACACCGACAGCCAAGACCCCCGCGCCGGGGCAGGCGCGAGCCCATTTCTCCGTACCGGCCACCCATCCGATGGTGTCCGTCCTCGGCTCGGGCGACGCCCTGCTGCGCGTGATCGAGAAGGCCTTCCCGAGGGCCGACATCCATGTTCGGGGCAATCAGGTCAGCGCGATCGGCGCGGCGGCGGAAGTCGCGCTGATCCAGCGCCTGTTCGACGAGATGATGCTGGTGCTCCGCACCGGGCAGCCGATGACGGAGGACGCAGTGGAACGCTCGATCGCCATGCTCAAGTCGAGCGGCAACGGGGAAGGGCCGGACGAGACGCCGGCCGAGGTGCTCACGCAGAACATCCTCTCCAGCCGCGGCCGCACGATCCGCCCGAAGACCTTGAACCAGAAGCGGTACGTCGACGCGATCGACAAGCACACGGTCGTCTTCGGCATCGGCCCCGCCGGTACCGGCAAGACCTACCTCGCCATGGCCAAGGCGGTCCAGGCCCTGCAGTCCAAGCAGGTCAGCCGGATCATTCTGACCCGTCCGGCGGTCGAGGCCGGAGAGCGGCTCGGGTTCCTTCCCGGCACGCTCTTCGACAAGATCGACCCGTACCTGCGGCCGCTCTACGACGCCCTGCACGACATGATCGACCCGGACTCGATCCCGCGGCTGATGGCGGCGGGGACCATCGAGGTGGCGCCGCTCGCGTACATGCGCGGCCGGACCCTCAACGAGGCGTTCGTCGTCCTCGACGAGGCGCAGAACACCACCCCCGAGCAGATGAAGATGTTCCTGACCCGGCTCGGGTTCGACTCGAAGATCGTCGTCACCGGTGACGTGACCCAGGTCGACCTCCCCGGTGGCGCCAAGAGCGGTCTGCGGCAGGTGCAGGACATCCTCGAAGGCGTTCCGGACATCGCCTTCTCGCGGCTCACGTCCGAGGATGTCGTCCGGCACAAGCTGGTCGGCCGTATCGTCGATGCGTACGAGAAGTACGACGACAGCCAGGACGCGAAGCCTTCGCGGAACGGCTTCCAGCGGAAGTAG
- a CDS encoding MmcQ/YjbR family DNA-binding protein, with product MTPAELRDFCLGFNAAVEEFPFTPETSVFKVLGKVFALSALDGDPLKVNLKCDPEQAVRLRAEHEAIVPGWHMNKRHWNTVTAGGPGALSDALVRELVEDSYDLVVAGLPRAERLRLDRP from the coding sequence GTGACACCGGCGGAGCTGCGCGACTTCTGCCTGGGGTTCAACGCGGCGGTGGAGGAGTTCCCCTTCACCCCGGAGACCTCGGTGTTCAAGGTGCTGGGGAAGGTGTTCGCGCTGAGCGCGCTGGACGGCGACCCGCTGAAGGTCAACCTCAAGTGCGATCCGGAGCAGGCGGTGCGGCTGCGGGCGGAGCACGAGGCGATCGTGCCGGGCTGGCACATGAACAAGCGGCACTGGAACACGGTGACCGCGGGCGGCCCGGGGGCGCTGTCCGACGCGCTGGTCCGGGAGCTGGTCGAGGACTCGTACGACCTGGTGGTCGCGGGCCTGCCGAGGGCGGAGCGGCTGCGGCTCGACCGGCCGTAG
- a CDS encoding ankyrin repeat domain-containing protein, which yields MDDRGGTAAAEQAEGTEEAEGTEELVRAAEAGDEATVSQLLSRGAAVDARDAEGRTGLDRAVHEGRDGAVRVLLAAGADPEQVTGPYAEELPLVQAATRGHTGIVRQLLAAGAVPDRANGLRATALGRAGAEGHTETARVLLEHGADPHLRWKALTPAEWAARFGHTGTAEFLRTWAAGPGGPAATA from the coding sequence GTGGACGACAGGGGCGGGACAGCGGCGGCAGAGCAGGCAGAAGGGACGGAAGAAGCGGAAGGAACGGAAGAGCTGGTGAGAGCGGCGGAGGCCGGTGACGAGGCGACCGTCTCGCAGCTGCTGAGCCGCGGCGCCGCCGTGGACGCGCGGGATGCCGAAGGGCGCACGGGGCTGGACCGCGCCGTGCACGAGGGCCGGGACGGCGCGGTGCGCGTCCTGCTCGCCGCCGGCGCCGACCCCGAGCAGGTCACGGGCCCGTACGCCGAGGAACTGCCGCTGGTGCAGGCGGCCACCAGGGGTCACACCGGCATCGTGCGGCAGTTGCTCGCCGCCGGCGCCGTTCCCGACCGCGCCAACGGGCTGCGCGCCACCGCCCTGGGCCGCGCGGGGGCCGAGGGCCACACGGAAACGGCCCGGGTCCTGCTGGAGCACGGAGCGGATCCGCACCTCCGCTGGAAGGCCCTGACCCCCGCCGAGTGGGCGGCCCGCTTCGGCCACACCGGGACGGCGGAGTTCCTGCGCACCTGGGCCGCCGGACCGGGCGGCCCGGCGGCGACTGCCTAG